DNA sequence from the Streptomyces cinnabarinus genome:
AGATGGACAGCAGAAGCAGTCCGACGAAGAACAACCCATGGGTCCCCTGCGTCAGTTGATCCCCACCCGCGAGGGTCAACGACAGCGCCACGAGGGCGAACAGCAGCAGGAACAGCCCGGCCGCGTTCGCGGAGACGGCCACGTCGGCAGAAACAGCCCACGTGAACCAGAGCGCCCCCAGCACCGTGAACCCGGTGCCACCGGCGGAGTCCCCGTCCCGGAAGGCCATGAGACCGGCGACGAACAGGGCGACTCCGCCCACGTACTGGGCGATTGATACGGCGTCAGCGGCCGACACACCGTCGATCGCCTCGGTGTACCCGAGCCCGAAGGCCAACAGGGTGACACCGAGGGCGAGTCGGCCGACCACGGTGGTGGTTCCGCTTCCCGCAGAGACGTCGTTGTCCACGGCGGGCTCCCTTCATGCAAGTGCAGTTGCGCGGTGAGCGATATATG
Encoded proteins:
- a CDS encoding GPR1/FUN34/YaaH family transporter, whose protein sequence is MDNDVSAGSGTTTVVGRLALGVTLLAFGLGYTEAIDGVSAADAVSIAQYVGGVALFVAGLMAFRDGDSAGGTGFTVLGALWFTWAVSADVAVSANAAGLFLLLFALVALSLTLAGGDQLTQGTHGLFFVGLLLLSISMFAESDGLAKAGGWFAVAAGAVAWYAATAALAHWPTALPKRAAGRGVTAAG